GAGCAGGTCGCCGACCACATCGGGACGTGGTTCGCCGAGGGCGCGGCCGACGGCTTCAACATCATGCCGCCGATCCTCCCCGACGGCCTCACCGACTTCGTCGAGCAGGTGCTGCCGATCCTCCGCAAGCGCGGGCTGTTCCGCGAGGGCTACACCGGCCGCACCCTGCGCGAGCACTACGGCCTTCCCCGGCCCGCCGGGCGCCGGTCCGCCGCCGCCTGAACCGGCGCGGCCCCACCCGGCACCGCCCGAGGGGCGGAGCGGTCCCCCGACCGCTCCGCCCCGTCGCCGTCCCCGGCGGCACCGGTCACGGGCGGGGCCGGTCACGGGCGGGGCCGGCCACGGGCGGGCCGGCGGAACGCCCCGCAGGCCGTGGTCGTTCGCCCACCCGGGGGCACGGCACACCGCCGCGCACGACGAGAGGGTGGGACGACGATGCAGAGGTCACTGGTACTGGGCGGCGGAGGACTGGCCGGCATCGCCTGGCTGACCGGAGTACTGGCCGGGCTGGAGGCCGCGGGGGTCACCGTCGCCGGGACGGCCGACCACGTGGTCGGCACCTCCGCGGGCGCCACCGTCGCCGCACAGCTGGGCAGCGGCCTGGCCCTGCCCGAGCTCTACCGTCGGCAGAGCGAAGAGGCCTTGCAGTCAACCGAGTTGACGCCGCCTTCGGACGCCGTCATCGCCCTGATGACGGCCTGGGCCGAGATCATCGAGAAGGCCGCCGACCCGGCCGAGATCAGCCGGCACCTCGGCGCGCTGGCCCTCGCCACCGACACCGTCCCCGAGTCCGCCCGCCGCGAGGTCATCGCCGGACGGCTGCCCGCGCACGACTGGCCCGCCTGGCCCCTCACCCTGGTCGCCGTGGACGCGCACACCGGCGAGGCCGCCCTGCTCGACCGGGCCGCAGGCGTCGGGCTGGTCGACGCCGTCGCCGCCAGCTGCGCCGTCCCCGGGATCTGGCCCACCGTCGGCATCGGGACGCGCCGCTACGTCGACGGCGGCGTCCGCAGCTCGGCCAACGCCGACCTCGCCACCGGCGACCGGGTCCTCGTGCTGGCACCGCTCCCGGACGAGGCGCTGGCCGCCCAGCTCGCCGCGCACACCGGCCGCGGCGCCGCCGTCCTCGCGATCACCCCCGACGACGCCTCGGGCGCCGCGTTCGGCCCGGACCCGCTCGACCCGGCCGTCCGAACCCCGTCGGCCGCGGCCGGACTCGCCCAGGGCCGCCGGATCGCCGACGAGGTCCGGGCCCTGTGGACGACCCCCTGACACGACGGCGCGG
The Kitasatospora paranensis genome window above contains:
- a CDS encoding patatin-like phospholipase family protein, yielding MQRSLVLGGGGLAGIAWLTGVLAGLEAAGVTVAGTADHVVGTSAGATVAAQLGSGLALPELYRRQSEEALQSTELTPPSDAVIALMTAWAEIIEKAADPAEISRHLGALALATDTVPESARREVIAGRLPAHDWPAWPLTLVAVDAHTGEAALLDRAAGVGLVDAVAASCAVPGIWPTVGIGTRRYVDGGVRSSANADLATGDRVLVLAPLPDEALAAQLAAHTGRGAAVLAITPDDASGAAFGPDPLDPAVRTPSAAAGLAQGRRIADEVRALWTTP